In the genome of Candidatus Auribacterota bacterium, the window CGCCGGCCCATCTCCTGGTGTCCGCCGACGATGAGCGGGCTGAACTTCGTGCCCTTGCGGATATAGAGGATCCCTACCCCCTTGGGCGCGTGGAGCTTATGACCGGAGAGGGCAAGGTAGTCAATGGCGCTCCGGCGCATGTTGAGGGGGATTTTGCCCCCTGCCTGAACCGCATCAACGTGGAAGAAACATCCGGCTGCCCTGGCGATCTTTCCGACCTCCTCCACGGGGAAGATGACCCCCGTCTCGTTGTTGGCGTACATCACCGAAACCACGCCCGTACACTCATTGACCGAGCGCCGCACCTCATCGAGATCGAGCATCCCCTGGGCGTCCACGCTCAGCCAGGTGACCTGGTGCCCCTCCTTCTCGAGCCGCTGGCAGAGGCTGAGCACCGCCGGGTGCTCGACACGGGTGGTGACGATGTGGCGCCGGCCGGGATTGGCCTCGAGCGCGGCCATGATGGCGGTGTTGTCGCTCTCCGTGCCGCACCCCGTGAAGATAATCTCATCCTCCTCGGCGCCGATGAAGCGCGCGACCTGCTGCCTCGCGCGGTCAATATATTTTCTCACCTGCCCGCCGAACGTGTGCATGCTCGAGGGATTGCCCCAGAGGTCGCGGAGGAAGGGCGTCATCGCATCGAGCACTTCAGGGGCGATGGCGGTCGTGGCGTTATTGTCGAGATACACGATTCTCATCCTTGACCTCCTGAACGGTGATCTCCGGGGATACGAACTCGCGCAGCTTCTTCTCAACGACCGCGGCAATCGTCACGCCGGACGCGGGGCACTCGGCGCAGCCCCCCCTGAAGGCGACCTGAACCCTGTTGCCGACCACGTCGATCAGCTCGATGTCGCCGCCGTCGGCCCTCAGCGCGGGCTTGATCTCCTTCTCGATAGTCTCCTGTATGAGCTGTATTTTTTGGATGTTCGTCATCGGCTTCGCCGCCGGGAAACCGGCGCGCGCTTTTTTCTCGCTCTCTTTCCTCCAGACCTCATCAATGATCGCCTGGATCTCCTCCACGCACCCGCCGCAGCCG includes:
- the nifS gene encoding cysteine desulfurase NifS; this translates as MRIVYLDNNATTAIAPEVLDAMTPFLRDLWGNPSSMHTFGGQVRKYIDRARQQVARFIGAEEDEIIFTGCGTESDNTAIMAALEANPGRRHIVTTRVEHPAVLSLCQRLEKEGHQVTWLSVDAQGMLDLDEVRRSVNECTGVVSVMYANNETGVIFPVEEVGKIARAAGCFFHVDAVQAGGKIPLNMRRSAIDYLALSGHKLHAPKGVGILYIRKGTKFSPLIVGGHQEMGRRGGTENVASIIGLGAACELAGKHMEEENVKVKKLRDQLERALLAKAPDARLNGHPEVRLPNTSNISFEYVEGESILLRLNELGICASSGSACTSGSLEPSHVLRAMGVPYTAAHGSVRFSLSRYTTVEEIDFVIEQLPPIIADLRAISPFGRKE